From Verrucomicrobiota bacterium:
GCCAAGATGAAGACGGACGAAGTGCCCAAGCCGTCGGATGGCACAGTGACGGTGCGCGAACTGGCGGCGGGGCGGTTTGCGGTGCTGCGTTACAGTGGCGGGCGCAACGCGAAGAAGGAGGCGGAGTCGCTGGCGCGGTTGAAGGCGTGGATGGATGCGGAGCGGTTGAGCGTGTTGTCGTCGCCGGTGTATGGCTATTTCGATCCGCCGTGGACGCCGGCGTTTCTGCGTCGAAACGAGGTCATGCTGCGGACGGAGGCGGGGAAGTGAATCGGTGATGGAAAGATGCGCGTGCGTGAATCTCAATCCGAACTCTGGTTGCCGCTGCCGCCGGAGGAATTGTTCCCCTTCTTCGCCGACGCCGCGAACCTCGACGCCATCACGCCGCCGTGGCTCAATTTTCAGATCGTGACCCCGGGCCCCATCGTCATGCGCGAAGGGACGTTGATTGATTACAAGCTCCGCGTGCGCAGCCTGCCGCTGCGCTGGCGCACGCTGATCCGGGAATGGCAGCCGCCGCATCGCTTCGTGGACGAACAAATAACGTTTTGGCGATACCGCTAAGATAGCGGATGGTGCGTGATGACTGACACCGCCGGATGCGCGATGCGGCGTTCGGCGGTGAGGGCATGGAAGCTCACGCGGCAACTCGTCGCCTGACCGAGGCTGCGGAATTGATAGCGCGACACCGCTTCCTTCAGCGCCACGGTCGGCACGGCGATACAGCAGATTGAAAATCTGCGCTACGGTTCTCCGGTGGATCTGTCGTCAATCCCACGGTCTGCACAGTAAGAAGGGATTGGGCTTCGGCGCGGTCCTTCGTGCCGAGACTTTTCTGCTTCTTGGGTATCCACGACGTAGAACATCCCGAGGTGGAACCCGGCAATGCCATTGCTCGTCATCTCCGACCCGGGAGCGACTGAACCACGGAGCCTCGGCCGCGGACAGCGCTGTGAACAATCCCATCGCCGCGAGCATGAGTGAAGTCCACAGCGCAAATGTGTCGATGCGACGGCGGTCTCGATTCGCGAAGCAGGATCCGGCGGAACGGTTGAGCATAAGGAGACTGGTTCTGGTTTGAGTGGAGAGGCAGTCTTCACTTGCGCTTTGCGGCCAGCATTTCCCGCAAAACTGCCAGATCCTCCGGCTTGCGGCCGGGGTCGAAGTCGTTGGTCTTCTCAATGGCCACGAGCTCCTGGCGGCGCGTCTCGATGCGCGCCCGCTCGCCGGGAGTCGTGGCGGCGACATAGATCGCGACCCGGCTTGCCTGGTCCTGGATGGTTAACACTCCGCGCCTGAAGGAGTGTTTCACTTTCGTCACGCCGTCCGCGTCCACACGGAAGACCTCGGCTGGCTTGCGGATGTATGCAGGGAGCGGGAAGTGGAACGTGGCGCTGCGCGGCTCTCCAAACTTGAACACACGCTCCTCGCGGTCGGCTTCATAGGCCAGGTCAAGGGCGAACAGGACAGCTCCCCGCGGGCTGGCGACGACATCGAGGTCCCAGTCGGGCTTGCCATGGCGTAACACCCTTTCGTGGCTCACCGCGTCGCCTTCGATGTAGTAGTCTTCCAACATCCGAATCTCGCGACCGACGCGGGTCATCGGCTCGATGAGATCCGGAAAGGTGACCAGTGAGCGCAGGCTGAGGTTGAACCAGTAAAGCGAGGTGATGCGGCTGGAGAGCGCGTGATAAGCCTGAAGTCGGAGCTCGTCCGGCGTCGGCGAACCGCGCTGGCGACCGCCGTAGCCCTGCCAATCGTGATGCGGACCCTGGGACCAATAGGCCACGGGCCGGGGCCGGTTCAGTTCCCGGAGCGAGCGTGACATCTCACCAATGGTCTCCAACGGAGATCCCCAGCGGATGCGCTGGCCATCCCAACGATCATACATGCCCCACGCGTCAGGCGACGGCGCCGTGACACGATAGGCATCGTAATGAGGGTAGTCGGTGAGACCGGCGTAAAACCGCCAGACTCGCTCCTCGCTGTGCGTGAGCGAGGTGGGAAGTCGGGTCGGGGCATAGACCGACATCGCCTTCCAGCAGTCCATCGGCGACACAGGTTTTCCTCCGCCATACTGCGGCTCCCCGAGGAACTCGACGGCGTGGATGCGCGGGAGCATCGCCTCCGTGTCGTATCGATCAAAGGGCTGCAGCCGGTTCATGTATTTGAGCGGATACTTCTCGAAGAGCGGCGTGTCCGAATAGCCGGGGACATGCTGGTGCATGCCGGCGTTGATGTGCATGCGGCTCAGTGTTTGCAGATAAGGTGCCACGTGCAGGGTGTTGCTGGAGCCAAGCCCCGAGGCCACCCAGCCGCCGCTGATGTCGAACACCTCGCGCTTGATGCGTTGATGCGCCCAGACGGTGACTGGTTTTCCGCTGCGGTCAGAGAGACGCACTTCAATCGCGGCATAGGTCAACGGCAGAGGCTCCGTCGCGATGCGAGCCCCACCGCGGTCGTTGTCCGGGATCACGCCATTCGCGGGAAAGCGATCGAGACGTTTGCTGATCCACGGCTGAGGGAGCAGGGCGCGCCACGTGGCGTTGTTCTCCGGCAACCAGAGCCGGCACGCCTCCAGGCGCAGCGAGCTTGAAGAACGATTAACCACATGAAAAATCATCGAGTCCGGCTGCACGTTGGTGGCGCCAAGGAACGTGACTGCGGACAGCCAGACGTTGGGAGCGTCGATGCGCACCGGTAACTGGCTCGCTTCACCGGCTTCGGGCAGGGCAACCGCCAGCTCCGCCTGGGTGTTCGTGCCCCAGGACGCGCGTTTGCCGTTCCAGCTCCACACCGTCATCGCGCCGGGCGGCAGGCGCAGCGGCTCGCCACCCCAGGCCGACGGCAGGTCGTGCCACGCCCATTCATCGCCTTTCAGCAGGTCGTCGGGCGTTTGTCCACGCAGGCGGATGTCCGTCGAAGCCGGGATCGTGAGGGTGTTCGCCGATTTGTTGCGCAGGAACACTTCGACCCGCGCGCCGAGGCTGAAGTCGGGCGCCTTGCGGTAGCGTATCTCGGTGGACTGCAGGTGGGGAACGACGTGCGTGCCGTCGAGCGACAAGACAGCGCCCTGGCCGGTGGTGCAATGCGTGAGCTGAACGGAGAGGACGATTCCCGCAAGGCCGCGGGCGATCTGGGTCGGTGTAAGCATGGGAGCAATTTGCAAAGGCGGCATTTCGAGAGCAAGCCCGCCGTTCTCACGGAGGCCGAAGGGGCGCAGATAAAGCCAAACCGCGCCCCGCCGCCCAAGTTCAAACTTCAATCCGTTCCAAATTCACTCCGCAATTTCGCTCGCGCGAAGACGGGTTTCGTTCACTTCGATGCCCAGGCCGAATCCCAAAGGCACACTGGCTCGATCGCCTTCGACACGAACTGGTTGCTCCAAAAACGTTCCACTCAAGAACTGCGGTCCGTTGAGCGCTGCGGGTCGCTCGAGATTGAACGCGCCGTAAAGCAACAGCGTCGCGGCAAGCGAAACATCGGGGTCGGTCAGGCCGCTCGCGAAAAACAGCAAGCCGTGCTGCTCCATGTACTCGAGGATGCGTCGCGCCTCAGTGAGTCCGCCGCAACGCGGGACTTTCATCGCCACGCCATCGAGGAGATCAAGTTGGTGGAACGTTTCGAGGTCCGCCACCGAGACGATGCCTTCGTCCATGAGAATCGGGAGTGCGCGTTGCTTGCGCAGTTCGCGGTACCCGATCAACCGATTTGCCGGCAGCGGTTGCTCCAACGCGGCGATCCCCAAGTCCGCGAGTTTCGGCGCAACCGCGAGTGCGGTTTCCACATCGTATCCACCGTTCGCATCCACCCACACGAACGCATCCGGCGCGAGACGCCGGATGGCGGCGCACAGTTGTACGTCGAAGTCCGCGTCCGGACCGGCCTTGACGTTGAAATTGCAGAAGCCGCGTTGATTGCCCTCAGCGACTGCCGTCTCCCCTTCTTCAATCGTCCTGGCGTCCACCGTCCAACTGAGCGTGATGGTTTCGCGCCTCCTGCGATTCCAGCGTTCCGCCGCTGTCTTTCGCAACGCGCGTCCGGTGAGGTCGAACAACGCCAGATCAATTCCCGCCTTGCTGATCGGCTGTCCCGTGGAAAACGACGGCGCAATGGTGCGATTCAGGACGCGCCATACCCCGTCGGTATCAAACGGGTCCGAACCGATCAGCGCCGAGGCGAGGTGGCGGTCAATGGTCGTGCGCACCGTCTCGATTGTTTCGTAACTCCACGTCGGCGATGGCACGCTCTGACCCCAACCGACGTTGCCGGCATCATCGCAAATCTTCACCATCACCGTGTCGCGCGTCGCCCGCGCGCTGCCCGACGGCGGAAAGAACTTGAACCGCCCAAGGATGGGATAGCGGGCGACAAAAGTTTCGACCGAAACGATTCGGGAAGTCATGGCGGCGTCGCTCGATTGATTCAGGTAGGGCGCGTCACTCCGTGCGCCCCGGTCGCGGTTTGTAGTTAACCTCGATGATGGTTTCTCCCTTCGCCGGGGCCAGTACTTCGACGAGCGGATACGCTCGCGCCAGCGGGTCAACCATGTCGAGCTTGCCGAAGGCGACGGAGAGTTTCGGTGCGTAACCAGCGGGCTCGAACTTGCTGATCCTGCCAGCCTTGAACCTCAGCGCCACCCCGGAGTTCCATGAAAGCATGTTGCCTTTGCGGGCCGGCGTCTCGTGACACCACCAATGCCATTCCCCGTCCGAATTCCGGTGGATTAGCAGTTGTTGCTTGGGGCGATCCAGTCGCACCACCAACGATCTGCCGTTCTGGGCGCGCGATTCAAGCGTCACTTTCCGCCCGTCGTCCGATAAAACCCTACAAACGAAATTGGTCGAGCCCTGCTCCGCCCAAGCGCCAGCCAGCACCGCGTGACCGCCGACGTGAACCACCAGTTCGCCCTTGCGCAGACCGACCAAAACATCGCCCGACTTCCACGAGGCCCGCGCATACACTTCGCTGACGGACGGGAAACTCCACGACAGTCTCTTTTCGTCCGCCCGGTCGGCCACGGAATCGTCGCACCACAGAAAGGCGTAGCCGCCGAGTTCGAACAACAACTCTTCACCGTGCGGCGTCACATAACGGGAGCGCTGCAGGTTGCCGAGCGATTCGTCCCACCGCGCCAGGTGCTGGTAAGTCGGCCGCCGATATTCGCGGGCCAACGCGAGCAGAATCGGCGCGTAGTAATCGAGCTGACCGTAAGAAGGTTCGAGCACCACGTTCGCTTGATCGCGGTCGAGACCGGGCCGTTTCCAACAAGCCACACTGGCCAGCGCGATATCGGCATTCATCTGTTTTGCGAAAGGTTGAAACAGATCCTTTCTCGTCACGCGACGAAGTGCGTCCATGAAAAACAGGCGATAATGCATGGTCGAAGCCCAAAAAGTCGCGCCCTCAGTCTGCGCGCCGTCCGGAGCCAATCCGTTTGGTAGAAGATGTTCCTCGAACTTTCGCGTCGTGACGTTCAACCATTCCTGCGCTTCTGGAACATCGCCGAGCAGCGCCAGCGCCAGCACACCGAACGAGCCCCATTCCACGATGGCGTGATGGCTGTGATAGCCCGGCCCGGTGACGGTTGGCGTGTTGAACCAGTCCACGAAATATTTTTGGCCGATGCGCGCGAGCGTGTCGCGAATCTCCATGCGTTCCGCCTCCGTGAAACGATCAAAGGCCGCGTCGTAACCAACGGCCACGCCTTTGAGCAAACGCGACACGGCGTAGGCCTTGCCGCTGTCGGGTTTGTCATCCGCCTCGCGTTGCCACGTGCGACAACTGGACAGCACCCAAAGCCTCGCCGCTTCTCCGTAACGCGCCTCGCCGCTCAAAGCGTAGGCGAACGAAAGATGTTCGGTGATCGCGAGGTCGCCCATGATCGCGTAGAAGCGGTCGTAGAGATTTTCGTAATTTGGATCGGGCGAAACCGGCGCGATCCACTTCCCCCTCGGCTTGCGGGTCAGACACCAATCCGCGGATTGGGCGAGATTGCCCCAGATCAACACCCGCGTTCCCGAGAAGCGAGCAGCGCGCAAGACGGACAAATCA
This genomic window contains:
- a CDS encoding mandelate racemase → MTSRIVSVETFVARYPILGRFKFFPPSGSARATRDTVMVKICDDAGNVGWGQSVPSPTWSYETIETVRTTIDRHLASALIGSDPFDTDGVWRVLNRTIAPSFSTGQPISKAGIDLALFDLTGRALRKTAAERWNRRRRETITLSWTVDARTIEEGETAVAEGNQRGFCNFNVKAGPDADFDVQLCAAIRRLAPDAFVWVDANGGYDVETALAVAPKLADLGIAALEQPLPANRLIGYRELRKQRALPILMDEGIVSVADLETFHQLDLLDGVAMKVPRCGGLTEARRILEYMEQHGLLFFASGLTDPDVSLAATLLLYGAFNLERPAALNGPQFLSGTFLEQPVRVEGDRASVPLGFGLGIEVNETRLRASEIAE
- a CDS encoding DUF4962 domain-containing protein is translated as MNGILKNGDGRDACPRPSVALRLAAWLVLALLVTSWESFASTNLGHPRLYFSTNDLSVLRAARFSGTRVLIWGNLAQSADWCLTRKPRGKWIAPVSPDPNYENLYDRFYAIMGDLAITEHLSFAYALSGEARYGEAARLWVLSSCRTWQREADDKPDSGKAYAVSRLLKGVAVGYDAAFDRFTEAERMEIRDTLARIGQKYFVDWFNTPTVTGPGYHSHHAIVEWGSFGVLALALLGDVPEAQEWLNVTTRKFEEHLLPNGLAPDGAQTEGATFWASTMHYRLFFMDALRRVTRKDLFQPFAKQMNADIALASVACWKRPGLDRDQANVVLEPSYGQLDYYAPILLALAREYRRPTYQHLARWDESLGNLQRSRYVTPHGEELLFELGGYAFLWCDDSVADRADEKRLSWSFPSVSEVYARASWKSGDVLVGLRKGELVVHVGGHAVLAGAWAEQGSTNFVCRVLSDDGRKVTLESRAQNGRSLVVRLDRPKQQLLIHRNSDGEWHWWCHETPARKGNMLSWNSGVALRFKAGRISKFEPAGYAPKLSVAFGKLDMVDPLARAYPLVEVLAPAKGETIIEVNYKPRPGRTE